ATGCTAAAGCAGACTTTCGAGCAACCACCGCTGGTACTTTTACAAAAAGCGGCAAGTCTTTTCAAAGGTCGGGAATTGCAGGTGGAACGGGATAATTCCGTGATCCAGCACCTGTTCAACGAGACGCTGCCGGCGATCATGGCCGCCGCACAACCGGCAATGAAACAGGAAATTTACCCCTTGTTCAATTCCTACGAGACCTCTTCCTCGATCGATCGCCGCCCATTCGGGTTTTATACCAGCGCGGACATCGAGTTGGCAGTTTTAAAGGGGAATGTCTCAGAGATCGGTTCACATATTATTCTACGTGGCTTTAAGAAAGCAGGTGTCGATGCTTTTGATATTTATGCTGACCTTTACGTTCTTTTTGATGATTATAGTTTATCTTTCAAGCCTGCTCATCACGGGCCGGTATGGCATAAGAAATTGTATGATGCGGAGATCACCGGCGAAGATATCCGGGCGATAGCCACGCAGTGGGTAGAACACTTGGCGAAGCTCATTACCCGGCAGATCGACTCGATGCGTTAACGCTCAAAATATTGGATCTAAGGATGAAACGAAACCTGCAATTACCCCGTTCCAGCCGCCAGGAAACGTTAGAGACCATTTCGCGCAACCGGCTTGCGCTGCTTTTTGACCCGGAGGTATTTGAACTCCGGCCGGAGCAACAGCGGGACAAAGGTATTGATGTAGTTGGTGAGATCAAACAGGGCGTGGAATATACCGGTTTCCGTTTTGCCATCCAGTTGAAGTCTACTGAATCGGCTAAAAAGCAAAAGGACGGATCGGTTCCATACCCGATAGCGGTCAGTAATCTCAATTATCTGCTGAACTTTGGATTGCCAGGCTATTATATCCTATATGATCTTCCCGGCGATCAGTTCTATATCATTTCCGTCGCCGAAGTATATCGGGAATTGCAACAAAAATATCACCCTGACCAGTTGCCCAAAACCTATAAAGTAAAATTCAGGCAAGTGCTGGATCAGCCGCAACTGGACCTGATCTATAAAGAGACTTTCGAGACGGGCACCTTACTGAAGAAGCTGAACCTGCATTGGCGGTCCGGTTCGGGAAACGAACCCCGCCCCGGCGGTTTGGTCATCGATGAATTGCAGGATGTTTACAGCGTCGAACAGAACATCGCCTTCATCGAACAGTTCGGCATACACTTGCTGAACAGCCATCGTTTTTTCCAGGTAGTTGAAATTGAGCAGCGAACGCACCCCAGGAACAAGGCTTCAGCCCAGTTCAATATGATCTGCGGCATTGCGTATTACCATCAGGCAAGCCTGTTCAAGGCTGTTGAATTGCTCAAACTGGCAGTCAGTGAGATCGATACTTTGCATCCCGAAGACAGCAATATGTTGTCCTATACCTTGCTGCATGCGAAATATTTGCTGGGAATGGTGGATCAGCAGGTGTTCCGCCAAGAAAAGGCAAGATTGGTTTCCAACGAGCATGCGGGTACTTTTTTACAATTGGAGCATTTGACCGACCGGTTCTTTGAAAGCGATGACCCCGACCAGGGCCGGCGGATCAGGATGTTCTATGATGAGGCGATGCGAATTATCGCAAAGCACCCTGACTTTCATGATATGCGGGTGGTGGCCTATGCAAAAGTTCTGAATTTGGAAGCTACTTTATTATTGCATGAATTGGCTAAAAATGCCTTACATACCTTAGGCCGGAAAACAGATGTTTATCGGGACGTGCTCACTGAAGAATGGATCGATCTTGATACGCAATTTTTAGGGCAGATAAAACAACTCCATGATTATGCATTAAAGCATCAGAACTTTTTGGCGATCAGCAATTTGATGATGGAGCAGAACGAATGGCAATTCCGAAAGATCTATCATTATCATGCTTTCAATAATTGGGTCAGAGAATTCCAGGGCTTTGGGGCAACGCTTTCTGCACATGATACTATGTTCTTACGTAACCTTTTGCAGGACGTGGATAAGATCACGGTAAACTATGACCGGCTCCAGCACCGGGAAAATCAATTCAATAGCCTGCGCACGCGTTACGAGATCCTGCATTTTTTAAGGGATCAGGAAGCGATGGCTGAGTGTGCAGCAGAGATGGAGAAATTGATCGACACTTATGATCTGAATGTTTTGCGTAGGTCCTTTGACCTGATGCGGCAGGGCGATATGAGGCACCAAAAGTTTTTCATAGACCTCGCTCAACGGAGAGCGGCCCTTGACCGGATCGCGATCAACGGTGGTTTTGCAGACCTGCTGTATGGTGACGTAGATGCTGCAATGAATGCCGCGCTCAAACGTCAACCCAAATGGTCGTTGACCGAATTACTGCCTTTGAACTTTCCTGAAGAAAATACGGGTGTAGTATAAGGCCGGTCTATCCCGGCCTTATGGTCAGTTTTTGAGGGTCTTTATTTTTTCGCTCAGTTCTTTCAACCCGGCTTTTTTCAGGCATTCGTCGCCAAAACTTTTCAATTCTTCGCGATCTTCGGGTGGTATCAGTCCCAGTAGACCAGGGACATTACCATCATCACCGGCACCACTTTCGATCAGGCTGCTCAACAGCAGGATCGCTTTCCGGCTGATCTTCAGATCGATCTTTACGGCTTCATTCATCCCGGGGCTACATAACAAAGTTTCGTAGACCGTTCCTAACACATCTTTTCCCATGTCGTAAAATTTTAAGGTTAACTAATGGCTCAAAGGTCGCTGGTTCTTTTGAAACGATCCTCATTAGATATTGGGGAGGATAGGTGAATGTGGTTTGGGGGTTCTACTTTTGGTTCTGACAAATATGGAGGACATGTGTGATGGATATGAGCGATGAATATTTCTCTGTGAAGGACCTGCGGAAGATCGATCTTAACCTGTTCCTGGAATTACAGGGGCATGATCCGGTGGCGCGTAAAAAGAACGATACGGACTGGTGGTACCTGTCACCGTTCCGGGAGGAACATACGGCCAGCTTCCACGTTGACCGGCTGAACAATGAATGGTATGATTTCGGGCTGGCTGCGGGCGGTAACCCGGTGGACTTTTTCCTGCGTTATTATACGAGCGACATCCCGGAGGTGCTGGAGATATTGAACCGTAATTTTTCGACGCATACGCTGCAAACTTTTCGGCCGGACCGGTTCCCGGCGGAGGTCAGGGAAGCGCACCGCTTACAGGTCAGGACCGTGCAGCCTTTGTATGCTTACCCGCTCAAGAATTACCTGCACGAAAGGAGCATTCCGGTCTCCGTGGCGGATGCTTATTGCAAGGAGATCGGGTACGAAGTTGCGGGGCGCTCTTACTATGGCATCGGTTTTAAAAATGATGCCGGGGGCTGGGAGATCCGCAATAAGAATTTCAAACAAAGCAGTGCGCCGAAAGACATCTCGACCTTCAGTTACGGGGCGCGTTCGGCGCATGTTTTCGAGGGTTTTATGGACTTCCTTTCCTGGCGTGCTTTGAACCCTTACGTAGATCCGCGTTCGGCAGATGTCGTGGTGCTGAACGGTGCGGGTCTGTTCGACCGGGCGCTGCCTTTTTTGAATACGCATGAGCAGGTACACCTGTGGCTCGACCGGGATGTGACGGGCCTGGCTTACCGGGATTATGCTTTATCGCTTGACAAACGTTTTGTGGACGAGAGCGGACTCTATGAGCGCTTCAAGGATCTGAACGACTGGCTGCAGCGCAAGGGCGAGACACCGCAGATCCGTCAGCGGATGGGGCTTGCGCCGGTCCGGTGATGGTATTGGGTTCGGTCGTTTTGTGTTGACGGTGGTTCTGCTATTTAATTTTTCCCCTCACCGGGAGAAGCCGTCAGATCGCCGGTTTGCGATCGGCAAGATGTACCATTGTCTGACAACAATGGGGAAAAGCGCCCCTCTCCGAAGTCGGGGGCGCTGGGGGAATTGGTGTTCATGCGTTTTTGTTGACCATAGGTTTCATTTGGAAAGGATGAGTGATGGGAGAAAAAAATACGGGCCGGAAGCGGCGTATCACGTTGCGGTTGACGACGGATGAGTATACGGAAATGGAGCAGAACTGGAAGAACTCGACGGTGCGCAAGCTGTCTGAATTTGTGCGGCGCTTGATCTTCGGGCGGAAGTTCACGGTCTATACACGCAATAAATCGCAGGATGAATTGTTGGAAGAACTGGTGTTGTTGCGCCGCGAGTTGAATGCGATCGGTGTGAATTTTAACCAGGCGGTGCACCGGCTGCATACGCTGGATCATGCGCCGCAGATGCAGCGCTGGATCGAACGTTTTGAGCAGGATAAGGAGCACTATTTTTCGGTGGTGGGGAATGTGGAGTTGCGGGTAAAAAGCCTGGTCGAGTTATGGTCGCGGTGATCCATCAATCGAAGCATTTGCGCATCGCGCTCAACTATAATGAGCACAAGGTAAAGAACGGGCAGGCGGTGTGTTTAGAAGCCGGCTATTACCCGGTCGGGCCGGAACATCTGAACTTTCACCAGAAGTTGCAGCGACTGGAAATGCTGGCGGAACTGAACCAGCGGACGAAGCATAATTGTTTGCATGTGTCGCTGAATTTCGACCCGTCGGAGCAGCTTTCGGATGAACGATACAAGGAGA
This genomic interval from Mucilaginibacter defluvii contains the following:
- a CDS encoding DUF4365 domain-containing protein, whose protein sequence is MKRNLQLPRSSRQETLETISRNRLALLFDPEVFELRPEQQRDKGIDVVGEIKQGVEYTGFRFAIQLKSTESAKKQKDGSVPYPIAVSNLNYLLNFGLPGYYILYDLPGDQFYIISVAEVYRELQQKYHPDQLPKTYKVKFRQVLDQPQLDLIYKETFETGTLLKKLNLHWRSGSGNEPRPGGLVIDELQDVYSVEQNIAFIEQFGIHLLNSHRFFQVVEIEQRTHPRNKASAQFNMICGIAYYHQASLFKAVELLKLAVSEIDTLHPEDSNMLSYTLLHAKYLLGMVDQQVFRQEKARLVSNEHAGTFLQLEHLTDRFFESDDPDQGRRIRMFYDEAMRIIAKHPDFHDMRVVAYAKVLNLEATLLLHELAKNALHTLGRKTDVYRDVLTEEWIDLDTQFLGQIKQLHDYALKHQNFLAISNLMMEQNEWQFRKIYHYHAFNNWVREFQGFGATLSAHDTMFLRNLLQDVDKITVNYDRLQHRENQFNSLRTRYEILHFLRDQEAMAECAAEMEKLIDTYDLNVLRRSFDLMRQGDMRHQKFFIDLAQRRAALDRIAINGGFADLLYGDVDAAMNAALKRQPKWSLTELLPLNFPEENTGVV
- a CDS encoding plasmid mobilization protein; the protein is MGEKNTGRKRRITLRLTTDEYTEMEQNWKNSTVRKLSEFVRRLIFGRKFTVYTRNKSQDELLEELVLLRRELNAIGVNFNQAVHRLHTLDHAPQMQRWIERFEQDKEHYFSVVGNVELRVKSLVELWSR
- a CDS encoding CHC2 zinc finger domain-containing protein, with amino-acid sequence MDMSDEYFSVKDLRKIDLNLFLELQGHDPVARKKNDTDWWYLSPFREEHTASFHVDRLNNEWYDFGLAAGGNPVDFFLRYYTSDIPEVLEILNRNFSTHTLQTFRPDRFPAEVREAHRLQVRTVQPLYAYPLKNYLHERSIPVSVADAYCKEIGYEVAGRSYYGIGFKNDAGGWEIRNKNFKQSSAPKDISTFSYGARSAHVFEGFMDFLSWRALNPYVDPRSADVVVLNGAGLFDRALPFLNTHEQVHLWLDRDVTGLAYRDYALSLDKRFVDESGLYERFKDLNDWLQRKGETPQIRQRMGLAPVR